In Candidatus Vogelbacteria bacterium, the following proteins share a genomic window:
- a CDS encoding AAA family ATPase gives MLNKLVIHNYRVFHGTFVADFNDDINIIVGNNESGKSTILEAINLVLTRRIYGRTLNDRDLSPYLFNREVVEEYVAALKNGKKPPPPLAFLEAYLSDACELEILRGSNNSLKQNAIGVRLEITLNQDFAAEYEQLLADNDWNNVLPTEFYTVTWRSFADAPVSYKGLGVGVSFIDTTTIRLQTGTDSYIRDILDEHLHAKDRAALSLAYRRLKEQFSKEDSIVSINEVLNKKGGGAPLSQKPLSISIDISQKANWETHLTPHLDELPFQFVGKGEQSMLKIMLALEMNAHKSNIILIEEPENHLSHGTMRTLINRMSERCVGKQMILATHSAYVLNKLGLSSLLLLANQRVIRLTSLSEATKEYFMKLSGYDTLRLILAERAILVEGPSDELIVQKAFFLKHGAMPIDKGVDVINVRGLSFKRFLDIAIALGKTISVVTDNDGNYDANITRKYKDYSNNPNVSIFASEDNSLPTLEPQLVRSIGLATMNTIIGTDFASEDDLIIYMTKSENKTDSALKLFETDHQLKFPKYIQDVVE, from the coding sequence ATGCTAAACAAGCTCGTCATCCACAACTACCGCGTCTTTCATGGCACATTTGTTGCCGATTTTAATGACGATATAAACATTATTGTAGGAAATAATGAATCGGGAAAGTCGACAATACTTGAGGCAATCAATCTGGTTCTCACAAGGCGCATTTACGGGCGAACGCTAAATGACAGAGACCTATCGCCGTATCTTTTCAATCGCGAAGTTGTTGAGGAATATGTGGCAGCATTGAAGAACGGCAAAAAGCCGCCTCCGCCATTAGCGTTCCTTGAGGCCTATTTGTCTGACGCTTGTGAATTGGAGATACTGCGCGGTAGTAATAATTCGTTGAAGCAAAATGCAATTGGTGTGCGTCTGGAGATTACTCTGAACCAAGATTTTGCTGCAGAGTATGAGCAACTTCTGGCGGATAACGATTGGAATAATGTACTGCCCACAGAATTCTATACCGTGACGTGGCGCTCGTTCGCGGATGCCCCTGTCTCCTACAAAGGGCTGGGTGTCGGAGTATCCTTTATTGACACCACAACCATTCGCCTCCAGACGGGTACTGATTCATATATTCGAGATATTTTGGATGAACACCTCCATGCGAAAGACCGAGCGGCGCTCTCCTTAGCGTATCGCAGGCTCAAGGAGCAATTTAGCAAAGAAGACTCTATAGTCTCTATTAATGAGGTGTTAAACAAAAAGGGAGGAGGTGCCCCGTTATCACAAAAACCTCTTTCCATATCAATTGATATCTCGCAGAAGGCAAATTGGGAAACCCACCTAACACCACACCTCGATGAGTTGCCATTTCAGTTCGTCGGTAAGGGCGAACAGAGTATGCTCAAGATCATGCTCGCTCTCGAAATGAATGCCCATAAGTCCAATATTATATTGATTGAGGAACCGGAGAACCATCTTTCTCACGGAACCATGCGCACCCTGATCAACCGTATGAGTGAGCGCTGTGTGGGCAAACAAATGATTCTCGCCACCCACAGTGCTTATGTATTGAATAAGCTTGGACTAAGCAGTCTGCTGCTACTCGCGAATCAACGTGTTATCCGCCTAACGAGCTTATCCGAGGCGACAAAAGAGTATTTCATGAAGTTGTCCGGATACGACACGCTACGGCTTATCTTGGCCGAAAGAGCTATCTTGGTCGAAGGTCCGTCTGATGAATTAATTGTCCAAAAGGCCTTCTTTTTAAAACATGGGGCTATGCCTATTGATAAAGGGGTTGATGTAATAAATGTTCGAGGATTGTCTTTCAAAAGATTTCTTGATATCGCAATTGCGTTAGGTAAAACAATCTCAGTGGTTACCGACAACGACGGCAATTATGACGCCAATATAACCAGAAAATATAAGGATTATAGCAATAATCCCAACGTGTCCATATTTGCTTCTGAAGACAACTCCCTTCCAACGCTTGAACCGCAGCTTGTTCGTAGTATTGGATTGGCCACCATGAACACAATTATTGGAACAGATTTCGCATCCGAGGACGATCTAATTATCTACATGACAAAGAGTGAAAACAAAACAGATTCTGCACTCAAATTGTTCGAGACTGATCATCAACTTAAGTTTCCCAAGTATATTCAAGATGTCGTCGAATAA
- a CDS encoding UvrD-helicase domain-containing protein, whose translation MLRCNSATSGSVIKRLEGIFEYIFVDEVQDMSGYDLDLLQLLFESRITLVGVGDPRQWIYSTNNSSRHKKYRGSEISKWFDHMKSSGLCELIHHNECYRCNQVICDFADALYPSFVPTVSKYTDLTGHDGVFTLRSSDLGNYMMRFAPTILCYDKNAETYGHSALNFGQAKGMTYERVVICPTGPIRAFLEGGDAQALKDISRAKLYVAITRAKSSVAFIYDGRKNVVIPEFISDVE comes from the coding sequence GTGCTCCGATGTAATAGCGCCACTAGCGGCAGTGTGATCAAAAGGCTTGAAGGGATATTCGAGTATATCTTTGTTGATGAAGTGCAAGATATGAGTGGTTACGACCTAGATCTTCTGCAACTCCTATTTGAGTCCAGGATAACGTTGGTTGGAGTAGGCGATCCAAGGCAATGGATTTACTCTACCAATAATTCTTCGCGTCACAAGAAATATCGAGGCTCGGAAATATCAAAGTGGTTTGACCACATGAAAAGCTCGGGGCTGTGCGAGCTCATTCACCACAATGAATGTTACCGGTGCAATCAAGTGATTTGCGATTTTGCAGATGCCCTCTATCCGTCATTTGTTCCGACGGTGTCAAAGTATACAGACTTAACTGGTCATGACGGCGTTTTTACTCTTCGTAGTTCGGACTTGGGTAACTACATGATGCGTTTTGCGCCGACCATTCTTTGCTACGACAAAAACGCAGAAACTTATGGACATTCAGCACTTAATTTTGGGCAAGCAAAAGGTATGACATATGAGCGTGTGGTGATCTGTCCGACGGGTCCTATAAGAGCTTTTCTAGAAGGAGGTGATGCTCAAGCCTTGAAGGATATTTCTCGGGCGAAGCTGTATGTAGCTATAACACGAGCGAAAAGTAGCGTCGCCTTCATCTACGATGGCAGGAAGAATGTAGTGATTCCAGAATTCATAAGCGATGTTGAATAA